ACCTGACTCGACAGGAGAAGTCGAGCCACCCTGGGCGGTCATCACGACAGAAGGCAGGACTGGAGGGGTGGCCCAGCCCTGGATGCGTCCGTCTCTCCAGTCGTTGATCACGGCCATGGCGGCGCTCTCAAGATTTGGGATACCGCCCTTGCCGAGGCGACCGCGTTTGCGAGCGACCTGGATCAAAAAGTCGGTGGTCTGATCGTTACCCGACGGGAAGAGCGGCGGGATGTTGTAGAGCTGGAGCATCTTCGACATGAGATGCTCGGATGATGACAAACGTCTGAGGAGCAGGCTGACAGCGGGGATGGGGTCCTCAATCTGCTTGGGCGGGATGGCATTGAGCAGAACCAGGCGAGCATGctcgtccttcttgctcttgctcttcttcttatcGCTGGAGTTGGGGAAGACGATGCCGGGCGAATCAATGAGTTTGAGCTTGCTGTCCAGCTTCACCTGTCTCAGACTGGTGGTAACGCCGGCCTCGGCGCCAGTGGGGCATGCGTTGCTCGAGCCCTTGTTGAGACGAGCAGTCAGCGCATTGATGACGGACGACTTGCCCACGTTGGGGTATCCAATAATGCCGACCGAGATTGACCGCTTCAGCTGCTTGTTGGCGGCATATGACTTGAGGGCGCGGAAGAGCGTCTCCGAGGTGCCCTTGACCGTCAGCTGCTTGTGGTCAAAGGTGTGTGCGTTGGCCGAGCCATTGGCCGCCTTGAGAGGTAGCGTGGGGAAAGATCGTCGCAAGTGCAGTAGCCAGCCCTTGAGCACAGGAGGGGGGACCAGATCGATCTTGTTCAGAATCAAGATCAGTCTCTTGGAGCCTCCGTCTGCAGCCATCACTTCACGCTCGACCTCCTTCGACCGGGTGCCTTCCGGATCACGAGCATCGAGCACGTACAAGATCACATCCGCGGCATCAACGACCTGCTTGAACACCTTGTCGAATGC
The DNA window shown above is from Aspergillus fumigatus Af293 chromosome 1, whole genome shotgun sequence and carries:
- a CDS encoding GNL3/Grn1 family GTP-binding protein, which translates into the protein MVKNNFGKNSKRKPVRLRHKIEKAAAAKQRKARKLAKKNPEWRSKVKKDPGIPNLFPFKDKILHEIEEKKRLKAEEQQRLKEEARARRMAEKQQSQDGGSVPNAMIDDDEIDEDMDEDDLDSSNPMAALLASARARAAEYEDEHGDESDEDDEMDEDDDEDDDDDVDGMDEDEKEGSATLGENIPELVSQPISKENSRRAFDKVFKQVVDAADVILYVLDARDPEGTRSKEVEREVMAADGGSKRLILILNKIDLVPPPVLKGWLLHLRRSFPTLPLKAANGSANAHTFDHKQLTVKGTSETLFRALKSYAANKQLKRSISVGIIGYPNVGKSSVINALTARLNKGSSNACPTGAEAGVTTSLRQVKLDSKLKLIDSPGIVFPNSSDKKKSKSKKDEHARLVLLNAIPPKQIEDPIPAVSLLLRRLSSSEHLMSKMLQLYNIPPLFPSGNDQTTDFLIQVARKRGRLGKGGIPNLESAAMAVINDWRDGRIQGWATPPVLPSVVMTAQGGSTSPVESGVDTKQIVTEWAAEFKIEGLWGNGEGDDEEMAE